DNA from Acidobacteriota bacterium:
TTCATCAATTACCCGGGAAGTTGTATGTGAGAAAGCTTTAGTACCAGTCAGTAGTCAGTAGTTCACTAAGTTTACTTGATTGAATTACTTGACTGCTTTCTAATGCGAGCATTTCATTGCAAAACGGTATAAGTTACTGAGCCAATAGTGAGGAGTGAGTCGTCAATCAATCACAAGGTGAATTGTGCTTTTGAGTCTTGAGTGCTTCATAGTTACAAAACAAAAATTTTTAGATCTCTCAAACCAGAAGAATATGATCTGACTACTACTGACTACTGGCTACTGACTCAGTTTGCTATTCGATTCTAATTTTTCAACGCTTTACAGAAGTTTTAAGGATTGAGCATGTCAAAATCGCTTGTTGTTGTTGAATCACCAGCCAAAGCCAAAACGATTAACAAATATCTTGGCAAAACTTTTACGGTGATGGCATCCAATGGTCATATCAAGGACTTGCCGGATAAAGGGCTTGGCGTTGATGTGGAACACGGATTTGAGCCTACCTATGAGGTCATTCCGGATACGGTCAAACGCAATAATTCCAAGACATTGCGTGAGTTGAAAAAAGCTGCCAAAGAAGCCGAAGTGATCTATCTGGCAGCCGATCCGGACCGCGAAGGGGAGGCGATTTGTCAACATTTGCGCGAGGAACTGGCCGGCGTCCGGTCGAAAAAACCAGTCTATCGCCTGATGTTTAATGAAATTACCCAGGAAGCGATCCAGAAGGCGATTTCGGTGCCGAAACAGATTGATTCGCATCGTGTAGACGCCCAACAGGCACGTCGGGTTTTGGATCGGCTGGTCGGATATCAGGTCAGCCCGATGTTGTGCCGCAAAGTTGGCGGCAAGCTTTCGGCAGGTCGGGTGCAATCGGTGGCCTTGCGGCTGGTGGTGGAACGCGAGCGGGTGATTCAGGCATTTAAACCAACTGAATACTGGACGTTTGCGGCTGAATTAAAGGCAAAACTGCCGCCGAAGTTTACCTCGTCGCTCTATCAAATTTTAGGAAAGACCCTCAAAACCGGTGATTTCGAGAACTTCAAAAAGACCGAAGTTCACATTCAAAATGAAGCCGATGCCCGCGCAATTGAAACCGAACTCAAAACGGTTCCTGAATGGAAAGTGGCATCGGTGACGACCAAAGAGAAAAAGCGATACCCGGTGCCTCCCTTTATCACTTCAAAACTGCAACAGGAAGCCGCTCGCAAGCTTGGTTTTGCGGTCAAGAAAACCATGCAGGTGGCACAGGCACTGTATGAAGGCGTTGATCTTGGCAGCGAAGGCAGCGTTGGGTTGATTACCTATATGCGAACCGATTCGACTCGTGTTTCCGAAGGGGCGATTACGGAGGTGCGCGAGTTTATTCAGGCTCAATTTGGGGCCCATTCGCTGACTCCACAACCGGTGCGCTACAAAACCAAAAAAGATGCCCAGGATGCCCACGAAGCCATTCGTCCAACTTCGGTGTACCGGACTCCAGAAAGCGTGGCGAAGTCGCTTGGAAAAGATGAGTTAGCACTTTATAAGCTCATTTGGAAGCGGTTTGTTGCCTCGCAAATGATGCCGGCGGTGTTTGATGCCACGACGATTGATATTCAGGCGGGTGCCAAATATTTGTTCCGGGCCACCGGGTCGGTACTGCGCACACCAGGCTTTCTCGCGGTCTATGAAGAAGGAAAAGACGAGCGGGATACGGAAGATGAAGAACTCGCCCTCAAACTTCCCAAGGTTGAAGTCGGCGAAATTCTGAAGTGCCTGGGCGTGGCAGCCAATCAAAGTTTTACCAAACCGCTTCCCCGGTTTACTGAAGCCACGCTGGTGAAAGCGCTTGAAGAAGAAGGGATTGGCCGGCCATCAACCTATGCGCAAATTTTATCGGTGATTCTGAGCCGGGCCTATGTTGAAAAAACAGAAGGCCGCTTTCGTCCAACTGAACTGGGGATGGTCGTCAATGATGTGCTGGTCGAAAATTTCACTGACCTGTTTAACATCAATTACACCGCTGTCATGGAAGCTCAACTGGATGCCATCGAAGAAGGAAGTTTGAACTGGCGGGAAGCACTCAAATCCTTTTATGAGAAGTTCAGAGTTGAGCTGAAATCAGCCGAAAGCAACATCAATCGAGCCAAGGCGGGTGTCCCAACCGACGAAAAATGCCTCAAATGTGAATCCCCGATGGTGCTCAAGCTTGGACGGTTTGGAAAGTTTCTGTCCTGTACCAACCCGGAATGTAAAACCACCCGCGACCTGGAAGCGCCAGCCACTGAATCCGCCGAACCAGTGGAAAACCCGTATGCCAATGAGACCTGCGACACATGCGGAAAGCCAATGGCGCTCAAAAAAGGCCGCTGGGGTGAATTTTTAGCCTGTACCGGGTATCCAGAGTGCAAAACCACTCGCCAGATTCGCAAATCGGGTGTGGTTCGCAAACCAGATGTGTTGCTCGAAGAACTATGTCCGCAATGTGGCAAGCAACTTGCACGAAAACAGGGCCGGTTTGGCGAGTTTGTCTCCTGTTCAGCCTATCCAAAATGCAAATACATCAAGCGTGACACTCTGATTGCCTGTCCGCGAAAAGGCTGCAAGGGCGAAATTGCTGTCAAGAAATCCAAGCGAGGGAAAGCGTTTTACGGATGTACCGAATATCCCAAGTGTGAAATTGTGTACTGGGATCGGCCAATTCCGACGCCTTGTCCAAAGTGTAAAGCCGTGTTCCTGCTTGAAAAAACAACCAAAAAAGAAGGGACGATTATGTATTGCGCTGATAAGGAAGGGTGTGGATATGTGGCACCAGCCACGGCTGGGGCTGATTCATCCGGGACTGAGCCCTCCTTGCAAGTGGCAACCTAACCTGAGAATTTAGTCAGTTGTTGATAAGTCAGTCGTCAGTAAGTACCTTGTCATAAGTTTTCTGAGATATTGGATTTGGTAAGTGTTTGATTTTTTTCGTGTATTTCGTGTGTTTCGTGGTTCAAAATGTCTGGAAATTTTCGGTAAGGTACTTAGTTGATGAGTCAATTGTCAGTAGACAAAACCAGATTATTTCAGCCTCCAAAGTTCTTGAAAAGAATTGTTTATAAGTAACTCAAATAAAATCAAATACACTTGACACGAGTTCCCAAATCCCAACACTCGACTACTGACTACTGACTACTGACTACTGACTACTGACTACTGACTACTGACTACTGACTACTGACTACACCCAAACTCTAATGACCACATCACGTTACGTCACCATTGACCCGATTGCCGATAGGATTGCCTGTCTGGTGATTGACTCTGAACCCAGAGAGCATGGACTGACGCTGAAAGTCTTCAGTGAGCTTGAGGCTGCCGTGACTGAACTGCAGTCTGAATCCTGGAAAGCGGTCATTATCACCGGGAAGGGAACCGACGTGTTTGTACCGGGCCTTGATTTTGCTGAACTGGCACAGCTTGGTCCCGTGGAAGCTCGATGCTTTGCCCGGCGGGGTCAACAGGTATTTGAGCAGCTTGAAACACTGGGTGTCCCGGTTATTGCTGCCGTAAACGGTGTGGCTTTGGGTGCCGGGTGTGAACTGGCCCTGGCCTGCACGGTGCGCATTGCTTCCACCATGGCCCGATTTGGGCATCCGGAAATCGCCCAGGGGAGGTTCCCCGCTTTTGGTGCGACCCAGCGTCTGCCTCGACTGATTGGCCATGGGCGAGCAGTGGAACTTCTCTTAACTGGGGAAACCATCCCGGCTCCTGAAGCCTATCGCATTGGATTGGTCAACCGGGTTCATGAGCCAGCCCGGTTGCTCACCGCTGCCAGAGTTTTGGCCCAACGTCTGACACGTGGTCCCGGTGCCAACATTCGGTACTGCCTGGATGCGATTTCCCACGGTGCGGAGATGCCACTACACGATGGCTTCAAGCTGGAAGCCAATCTCTTCGGACTGTGTGCCCTGCCGAATATATCCTCAGATGGTGATTGACAGGTGACAACCGTCACGTTCAATGTTGGAAAAACAATCTCCTGTCCTCATACCACAACTCTTTAATCTTGTAGAAATGAACCGTTTATGAAAATTCTTGTACTTGGCGGCGGCGGACGCGAAGCAGCGATTGTTTGGAAACTGTTGCAGAGTCCACGTGTTTCACAAGTGTTTTGTGTGCCTGGAAACGCAGGAATTGCCCAGCATGCCAAATGTATCGAGGCTGATTTGAAGCGACCTGAGAAGCTGGCCCTGTTGGCTCAGGAATTAAAGGTTGATCTGACGATTTGCGGTCCGGAGTTGCCGCTGGTCTATGGAGCGGCGGATATGTTTGCCCGCTATAACCTGCCCTTTGTGGGGCCTTCACGGATGGCGGCTCAACTGGAAGGAAGCAAGATCTTTTCCAAGGAATTTATGTCGCGTCATCATATCCCGACTGCCATGTTTTCGGTTTGCGAGTCGGTTGAAGCTGCGGAAGACATTCTAAGCAATAATTTTCATGGATTCCCAATTGTGGTCAAAGCTGACGGTCTGGCGGCTGGAAAAGGAGTGGTGATTGCCCAGGATCTGGCTGAAGCCCGAGCCGCCGTCCATATGATGATGGTTGATAAAAAACTGGGTGAGGCTGGGGCAAAAATTGTACTCGAAGAGTGCCTGGTTGGCCGCGAGACCTCGTTTTTGGTGTTTACTGATGGTCGGACAATCCGGCCTCTGCCGCCAGCCCAGGATTATAAGCGAGCATACAACGGCGATGCGGGCCCAAACACAGGCGGTATGGGAGCTTTTTCCGCGCCAGGGTTGCTGGATGAATACCTGCAAGGCAAGTTGATGCGAAAAATTGCCGAGCCCACCCTGGCGGCACTTCAAGCTGAAGGCATTCTTTATAAAGGTGTTCTCTATATCGGACTGATGTTGACCGAAGCCGGGCCGCGCGTCCTGGAATACAATGTGCGGTTGGGAGACCCGGAAACTCAGGTTTTATTGCCGCGCTTAAAAACAGACCTGGTGGATGTGTGTGAAGCGATTGTCAACAGCACGCTTGATCGTGTTGATCTGCAATGGTCAGACGATTCAGTGGTGACGGTGGTGATGGCTTCAGGCGGGTACCCAAGCACCTACACCCCTGGGCAACCAATCTCTGGGTTAAAAGAAGCCGATGCCGTCCCTGGTGTTCATCTGTTTCATGCCGGCACCACCCGCGATGACACCACCGGGAAATACCTCACTGCCGGGGGGCGGGTTCTCAATGTGACAGCCGTTGGAAGTGATTTAACCGAAGCCCATACTCGGGCCTACACTGCGGTTTCAAAAATCCAATTTAATGGTCAACAGTTCCGCACTGATATTGCCATTTAATGATGAAGCGGAAGACCGAGGGCCTGGGGCTTGGGGCTGAAAAAAACAGGGCTCAGGGCTTGGGGCTCAGGGCTGAAGATTATCGGGCTGAAGACTTGGTTTTATTTCATCCCTCAGCCTTCAGCTCTCATCCCTTCCTTTGCCCCGAGCTTGCGAGTCTTGAGCCCCAAGCTCCAAGCCCCAAACTGGGCTGAAGAAATTTGACCGATTCGAAAGTGTTGATTTCTAACCACTAACCACTAACCACTAACCACTAAATGGTTTCTTCATTCTCAATTCTCAACGCTTCACTCTTCATTCTTCGGTGTGTCACTTGCAAGTTCGTTCTTCCGAATTTATGCTGGTGTGCACTCGTTTCAGTCCCAGGTTCAGCTTAATTCCGCTTCCAGGTTTAACCTCCTCAATTTCTTCGAATCAACTTTTTTCCGGGGATATTGCCAGCTTCGTGAAAGGGAATTTTTGAGATCACCGTGAAATATCTAACACGCACTCAAAAACTCGACATTCGCCAGATTGGGTTGCACCGTGCACTCTTTCCCTGTGTTGTATTTTTGCGAGGAGATAAATTAGGGCTGGCGATGCGGCTGGAAAAAACGATGACGGTCATTGGACGTGGATCGGACGTGGCCATTCAGCTTGACGGAGACGATGAAGCTTCACGATCACATGCCCAAATTCGCAGTATTGAAGACCCATCCGGGCAACGTCAGTTCTGGCTGATGGACCTTGGGAGCACCAATGGCACGATTTTGAACGGGGTTTTGCTCGAACGGCACAAAGAAGTATTACTCAATGATGGCGATAAATTCTCGATAGGGCGGCATATTCTCAAATTTGCCATGCTCGATGATTTAGATGAGGAATATCACCGCCGGATTCATGAACTGATCATGCACGATGATCTGACTGGATTACTGACGCGCAAAAGTTTTTGTATTGAACTCGACCGTGAATTAGCCCGCTCCATGCGCCACAATCACGAGTTTTGCGTGTTGATGCTCGATATTGATTTTTTTAAGAAGGTCAATGATTCCTATGGGCATCTGGTGGGGAGTCAGGTGCTGGCTGAAGTCAGTCTGGTCATTCGCCAAACGTTGCGTGACTCGGACGTGGCTGGCCGGTATGGCGGTGAAGAATTTATCGCGCTACTCCCTGAAACGAATAAGATTCGAGGATTGGAGGCCGCTGAAAGAATTCGGCAACTGATTGAACGGCAACCCTTTACCGGTTCAGTTCATGATTCGAGCGTCAAGTCTCATATCACCATCAGTATTGGGGTGGCCAGCTACCCCGCGGATGGTTCGACGCCGACCATGCTGATTGACAACGCCGATATTGCTCTCTATCACGCCAAGCAAACTGGCCGAAATCGAATTTGTGGGTATTCATCAAATTTGGTGCATACGCCATAGTCAGATCAGACAAACAGGGTTGTGGTTGGCGTGCCCCGGATTGGGGTGGTCCTCAAAATCAGTGCCTACGTTCTCCTTCCCCTGGCCTCTGCCCCTTACAAAATCCAATCACCTGCCACCATTGTCTCGACAATCAGAAAAAGAAACTTTACCCTTTGATCGGCGTTCGACCCTTACATTGGCAAATGAAGAATGAGGAATGAAGGAGGGTGAAGTGACTAAATATCTGCAAGTGAGATAGATAGCCTCTTCATAATTCATAATTCATAATTCATAATTCATAATTCATAATTCATCGAACTTCATTTCAACCAGACACGGGGGACTTCAAGGCGTTGAAGTCAGTTGGTTCAAACCCCTGGTGTCAAACACTTCTGAAAGACTTGTGAAATCAAATAGCGTATCCCATTCCCCACTCTTTGAAGGAGTGGCTATCAATCTTTCTCGAAACCCATTCCGGAACCGCCGCCTGTTTTGGCTTGGCTGGCTGGTCGGGGTCGCACTGCTCCTGGTAATTGCGGCCCAGGAATGGCGTTCTTACCGACAGACACAGGCTGTTCTGACGGAGCGTCACACACAAAGCCTCACCAAAACACAGGAATTTGAAAACTTAAAAAAAGTGAATGCTCAAACACTGGGTGTGACACTTACCCCCCAACAGCAACAAACCATGCGCTCAGTTTTGTTTCTAACGAAACAGCGTGGTTTTTCGTGGTCCCGGTTGTTTACCCAACTTGAGCGTGAAACACCTCCTGAGGTTCGCATTATCGAGGTCAAGTTTGACCGGAAAGGTGATTCCGCCAAATCCAAAACTCACCCGGTAACCGTGCCCGTGGGGTTGACTGTAAGATCGAGAAAGCCGGAAGACTTGACCAAATATTTATATGACATCAACCAGCGCGGTGTCTTTTTCTTTGAACCTCAAAGCCAGGGACCGGCTGAAAAGAACGACCGTGGCGGAACACTCAATGAGACGGAATTGATTTTGGCAGGCACCTATAATCCAAATGCCGAGCATTTGAGTGCCCCGGCACACAAGCCCCAGACACCCGCCAATGCGACACTCACCACTCGCCCGGCGACCAATTCCAGAACAAATCCACGAACACGAGGAAAAGGGTTGTAAGCGCCATGCAAAAATTGTGGAAGAATTTATTTGTTAAAAGCCGGCTCGGAGTGGCGCAAACGTCTTACCTGCGACTGCAGGAAGTTCTTGGAATTCTCGTGGCCCTGGTCATTGGAGGTGGCGTGATGTACTTTCATTCCAACTACTTAGGACCACTTTACAGTCAGGTGACCGAAGCTGACCGAAAACTGGCGACTTTGGGCTCGGATGTTGATCGCCTCAAGACCGAGGTGAGGCGTAAAAAGGTTGATACTCAACAGTTTGAGACCGCGATGGAAAAGCTCAAGGATTTTGAAGTGAGCTATCTGTCAGATCAACAAGGTGGTCAAGTCAAACTCATCAACGAAATCAATGAGTTGGCAGGCAAGAATCAGGTTCGCCTGGCGGATGGCATGGAGTTTGAACCGGCACAATTTGAACTGCCACCAGTTGAAGGGCAAAAAACACAACGGCTGACCGCCACCGATCAAGACAAGGAACAACTCAATTACCCTGGAATTGTGGTCAAGTTTGAGGCGGTTGGTCCTTATTATAATATTCGTCGCTTTATTAAGGCCGTCGAAGGCAGTAAGCAGTTTATGCTGATTGAATTGGGCGAATTGACCTCGGAAAATGTGAAAGATGGTGGCGGCGGGGCTGATGTCGTCCAGGTTAGTTTTCAAATCACCGCTTTTTTCCAGCGTGGGTGAAAGATCGTTGAAATAGAGGTTGTTTTATTATGGCAAATATTCGATTGACTTCTCAGACCAAAGCGATGTTGGGCGGAGCGCTCTTTCTCGTTTCGCTGGGTGTCTTTCTCTATAGTGTGGTCGGAGTCGGCCAGTCAGCATCCACCCCAACTGCTCAGGCCAAAAAATATCCGGATCGGATTCCGGCCAAAGATTTGGAATCAGGAAAGGGAAAGAGTGGTGCCAAGTCGGTCAATCCAGCCGCTTCACCAAGTGGCATTCTGGCGAGCGGGAGTTTGATTGAGAGTCTGGCAAGTCTGGATTTGCCGCAATTCTCCAAATCCGACACGCTTCCCCAGGAGATGCGCAACTTATGGGTCTACCCGCCGCCGCCGCCGCCGCCACAAGAGCCACCACCACCACCACCCACCATCACCCTTCACACGGCATCACCAACGTCAGTATTTGCCGGCACCGATCAGCCCGTGGAACTGGTTGTGCGTGGAACGCCGTTTCGCGAAGGGCTGCAGATTTACTTTAGGGGCAGCCCGCTTCAAACCCACTATAACCCGAGCGGGGAACTGACTGCCCGCCTGTCACCTGGTATTTTTGCCCAACCTGGGTCAGTCACGATTGAGGTCAAAGATCCGATGAATGCGGAAGACTTTTCAACCTCCTTGCCTTTTCAAATTCAAGCGCCGCCAAAACCCTCAGTTCAAAGCTATATCGGATGGACCCGAGGAAAGAGCCAGCAGACCGGAGAGGCAATTGTCCTGGGCCCGAACGAAAGTGGCAATAGCTGGTATGTCTTGAGGATAAATGATGGAATTGACAACCGGTTCCGGGTGGTTGAAATCACGGATCGGTCCATTAAACTCCAGGATACCCAGCTCAGCGGTGTCTATCATACCTATCAGCTCACCACGGATTCGAGCAATACTGCGTCATTTGGTTCTTCCCAACCGTCTTCAAATCGGGGTGGGGGAGGAGGGGCTTCCAGTGCCTATTCGCAGTATGGACAACCCAGTGGCAGTGCTGGGGTCAGTATGGTCGGATCAGTTGATCCCAATGCGCCGGTTCAGAAAGCGGATGGACAGGAAGTTGGGTCTGGACTCACTGATGCAAACGGAAACCCACTCTCCCAGGAGCAAGTTAAGCAGATGAGCCGCGAAGAGTTACGCGCCCAACGACAGCAACTGATCAAGCGTCCGATACCCTTTGGAAAAACTGCCCGAGGGAGGCAGTGACCTATGCCCATCAACCGCATTCGTCATATTCGAGCCGGGTCCACTCGCTTCCGGACAAAAGAGCAGGGATATAGTCTTCTGGCCCTGGTCATTGCGCTGGCCGTTTTTTCCATTTACCTCACGATGTCGGTGACGAATTTTCAAGCCGAACGTCAGCAGGAGCAGGAACTGGAACTCATCCAGCGCGGTAACTCGATTGCCGAAGCCATTGCCCGGTATAACAACTCAGGGCGGCTTGGCCAGTTAAATCCTGGTGGGCTGTTTGTGACCAAATTGGAAGATTTGGCCAAAGGTGTTGATATCAATGGGCGGTTGGTCCATTTTCTACGCCCTTCGGCTTTGCGGGATCCCATGGCCAATGGCCGTGAATGGCGGGCGCTTCGGGTTGGTGATCCACTCTTAAACCGGTATTTGCAGGAGTGGGCTGCTTATTATCGTCAACGAATTCCGGATAACTATCGGGTTTTGGTCAATCCCATTGATTTCAAAGATGAAGATGATGAGGATGACGAGGATGACGAGGATGAAGCCGTTGATCCAGATGATGAAGATGACGATGAGGATGATGAAGACGAAGATGAACCCACTTCATCAGACAATGGCACTTCATCTTTTGGGCAATCGCCGGATGGAAAGGACCAGTCAGCTTTTGGGATTGATCAAGACCGATTGCCGATAGTCGGTGTGGTCAGTACCAGTCGAAAGCAAGCCTTTCAACGCCAAAATGGCCGCGATAAACGCTATGACGAGTTTGTGTTTATTTATCTCCCAGCCCCGCAGATCGTTCGTGAGGTTCCGGCCCTTCAAGACGAAACCAGTGATCAGCCATCATCCCAATCCCCCCAGAACCAACGGTGACAAGGTGATAAAGTGACAAGGTGACATCTGACCAAATGACAAGGTAACAAGGTGACATCTGACACAGTGACAGAGACTTTTTAGTTTTTTGTGTAAATGGCTAGACTGGATTTTTAGCTCGTTTTTAAGCTTAGATAAACTGTTTATATTCAATATTTAGTGGCTAAAGAAAGAGCCAGTCACCTGGTTTTTCCAGGTTGAATTGACTGGTTACAGAAAAATTCTTTCTGTAAATTTTTCCGTGATGGATTCGATGAATTGGAAACTCATGGTTTCAACCTGCGAAGCAGGTGGGAGAAAGTAGCCCCCGGTGCAACCGGGGGATTCGGTCGGTCGGTCCTCCCAGCCTGCGAAGCAGGTGGCAGAGCGTGCCCGAGGAAGTTCATGGCAATCAAGGGGTTACCGGTGACGGCACGGACCTTGAGTGCATTCGTTTCTCTCTGTCACCTGCTTCGCAGGTTGGGAGGTGGCGGCATTTGATTCCCCCGGTTGCACCGGGGGCTACTTTCTGTTACCTGCTTCGCAGGCTGAAACTGAATTTCCAGTTTGTTCCAAAAAACCCATCACGGAAAAATTTACAGAAGGGAAAAATTTGGACAGTCCTCAGTGACAGAATGATCTATTGTCACCTTGTCACCCAGTCACCTTGTCACCCAGTCACCCAGTCAATTTGTCACCCGGTCATCTTGTCAATTTGTCATCTTGTCGTTTCGTCATCTGAAAAGCCTGTGCTAAACTGCCCACCTTAACGCTTCACAACTCCACAAACCGTGGAAATTCTGAGTTTACACAATACAAACCATTGCATCGGTGGGGATTGCCTCCACGACGAGCAATTTAAAGAAGGGTTTTCAACATCACTGAAAAGCCGAGTGGGCCGGAGTGTGATTGATGAAGGAGTGTCCAACCTGTCGCAGTTGCTATGAGGATAATGTTCTCAAATGCCCCAAAGACCAGTCGGATTTAGCATTCAGTATGCCGGGAACGACCCTGATCGACGGGAAATATCGTATCCTTTCATGCCTGGGGCGCGGAGGGATGGGGACCGTCTATCGGGCGGAGCACGTGCATCTCGGGCGTCAATTTGCCATCAAAACGGTCTTACCTGATTTTGCAAGTCGTGATCCAACAGCGATTGAGCGGTTTCGACAGGAAGCGCGCGCCTCGGCGGCAATTCATCATCTCAATGTGATTGGGGTAACGGATTTTGGAGTGACTGACCAGCGGGTGTTTTACCTGGTGATGGAGTACGTCGAAGGGCGTGGCCTGCATGACATTATCAATAATGAAGGTCCACTCTCGCCAGAGCGGGCACTCAAAATCATGAAACAGGTATGTAGCGGGGTCAGTGCCGCCCATGCCTTGAACCTGATTCACCGTGACCTGAAACCCTCCAACATCATGATCAGCCGACCTAAACAGTCTGCCGTCAGTTTGGAGGATATGGGATTGGTTCTTGGGGAGGATTTATTTGCTCCGGCCCCAACCAGTGGAAGCCAGAGCGGCAGTCAATCAGGCCCCAGCGATGAACCCGTGGTGAAGGTGCTTGATTTCGGGCTGGCCAAAATTCTCAATAGCGAAGTGTTAGGCGATGGGCCGGCGACACTGGGGACTGGGGTGATGGGAACCCCCCACTATATGTCGCCTGAGCAGTGCAATGGGAAAGCCGTTGATCCCCGATCAGACGTCTATAGTCTTGGGGTCGTGCTTTTCCAAATGTTAACCAAGGAAGTTCCCTTCAAGGGAGACTCATTTGGCGCCATCGTTTCCGGTCACCTGTTAAAGAACCCTCCCAGTCTGCGGGCACTCAACCCAGTGATCTCCGAAGCCCTGGAAATGGTTGTGTTGCGTGCCATGTCCAAAGACCCGGCCAATCGCCAACAATCAGTGGCTGCCCTGGCTTCAGAACTCGAAGCCGCAGTGCTCAACACCGGCCAGCCAGCCGCCAATCAGGGTGCCGTCTTGATGATAAGCACCCAGCCGGGAAATTGTGAGGTGTACGTCAATAATGATTTTCGCGGAAAGACCGGCCCCACTGGGAAACTGGCCATTCGACTGGAACCCGGTGAATACCGGCTCCGGTTTAGTTGTCCAGGGTGGTTTGATAACTCACGAACTTTAAATATGGGGGCTTCGGATCAGCAAATTGAAATCGCCCTCATGCACAAAACCGCCACGGATGCCCCACGTCAAATGTCTCCGATTACCACGCCTGTCCCGAGCAGCACTGCTCGGGTCCAGCGAGCCCCAGCGACCGGCGGTTATGCCACACCCACCCGCGGTGTGCCGGCTCCCTCAAATGAGCCTCAGCCAAAACTGCTTCAAAACCGATACGATACACTTCCACTTGACCTATTTATGGCGACGCTCTGTGCCATTTTGGTCATTGGCATCTATTTTGCCCTGGAGCCATCACCGGATCCCTTCTCGCTTCAGGTTGGCGGAGACTATCCAATGGTTCCACTCTTGACGACCTACGGAGGCATTGGTGCTACGTTAGCCGCGCTTATTGCCATGCTCATGGCTGATTATCAATATACCTATCAGCCAACACCCGTTTTGGCCTGGGTTTTTGGTGTGTCACGGATTGTGTTTGCGATTGCCGTTGTCCTGATGATGGTCATGGCGTTTGCTGGTGCCTCGCTGAATAAGTGGCCCTGGCCATCACTGGCATGGTTTGCTTCCCGCATTGTTTTAATCACTCTCTTTGGGGCACTCTATGCCCGGGTGTTGAAACGTCACCGGGCAGCGATTCTATAACCTGGGTGTCAGGTAATTGATA
Protein-coding regions in this window:
- a CDS encoding protein kinase — encoded protein: MKECPTCRSCYEDNVLKCPKDQSDLAFSMPGTTLIDGKYRILSCLGRGGMGTVYRAEHVHLGRQFAIKTVLPDFASRDPTAIERFRQEARASAAIHHLNVIGVTDFGVTDQRVFYLVMEYVEGRGLHDIINNEGPLSPERALKIMKQVCSGVSAAHALNLIHRDLKPSNIMISRPKQSAVSLEDMGLVLGEDLFAPAPTSGSQSGSQSGPSDEPVVKVLDFGLAKILNSEVLGDGPATLGTGVMGTPHYMSPEQCNGKAVDPRSDVYSLGVVLFQMLTKEVPFKGDSFGAIVSGHLLKNPPSLRALNPVISEALEMVVLRAMSKDPANRQQSVAALASELEAAVLNTGQPAANQGAVLMISTQPGNCEVYVNNDFRGKTGPTGKLAIRLEPGEYRLRFSCPGWFDNSRTLNMGASDQQIEIALMHKTATDAPRQMSPITTPVPSSTARVQRAPATGGYATPTRGVPAPSNEPQPKLLQNRYDTLPLDLFMATLCAILVIGIYFALEPSPDPFSLQVGGDYPMVPLLTTYGGIGATLAALIAMLMADYQYTYQPTPVLAWVFGVSRIVFAIAVVLMMVMAFAGASLNKWPWPSLAWFASRIVLITLFGALYARVLKRHRAAIL